ACGCGGCTTCGCCGGGCGGCCTCCGACGGCGAGCTGCGCCCCGGCGTCTCACCGACGACACTGACGTCCTTCATTCAGTCGGTGTGGCACGGGCTGTCCGCACAATCGAATCTCGGGGCAGGACGGGATGAACTCCTGGACACGGCTCGTCTCGCCCTCCGGCTGATCGCCGGGCAGGCACTTGCCGCACCCTCCAAGGACTGACCCCCTCAGCCCCGGATCACGCGACCCTGGCCCTGGTCCTCGATCCGGGCGAACTGCTCCGGTGACGTGAGGTTCTCCCCCAGCAGATTGGGCTTGCCCTTGCCGTGATAGTCGCTCGAACCGGTGACGATCAGGTCGTGCTTCGAGGCGAGGCCCAGCAGGTATTCGCGGCCTTCGCGTGGATTGTCCCGGTGCCAGACCTCCAGGCCCCCGAGACCGGCGTCGATCATCTCGTGGAAGGTCCGCTCCCCCACCACGCGGCCGCGCGCGCTGGCCACTGGATGGGCGAACACGGGAACGCCGCCGGCGTCCCTGACGAGTTCGACGGCGAGCGCCGGCTCCACGGCGTAGTGCTGCACGTAGTACCGCGAATGGGACGTCAGGATGGTGGCGAAAGCCTCGGTCCGGTCACTCACGATCCCCGCGGCCACGAGTGCGTCTGCGATGTGCGGCCGGCCCACGGTGGCACCCGGCGCCAGGTGCTGGGTGACATCGTCCCAGTTGAGCGGGTAGTCCTCGGCGAGCAGCGCGACCATGTGCTCGGCCCGGCTGAGCCGTGCGTCGCGGGCCTTCGAGATCTCCTCCAGCAGGCCGGGGTGCGTGGGGTCGTGCAGATAGGACAGCAGGTGGACGCTGATGCCCTCGGAGGTGCGGCAGCTGATCTCCATGCCCGGCACCAGGGCGACGCCTAGAGCCTTCGCCGCCTCGGCGGCCTCGGCCCACCCGTCGGTGGTGTCATGGTCGGTCAGCGCGACGACGTCGAGTCCGGCCTGAGCGGCGGAGGCCACGAGGTCGGCGGGCGGCTGAGTGCCGTCCGAGATGTTCGAGTGTGCATGCAGGTCGATCCTCACGCTCCCAGCGTAGTCCCGGCGGACCCGCGGAGCTCACCCGTCGCCGTCGTCGCCCCCGGCAGCACCGGCGTGCTCCACAGGAGCAGTCTCCCGGGTCAGCCACCAGGCGACGCCACACAGGACGACCGCGATCACCCCCGACACGATCAGCGCCGGACGCGCCCCGAAGGACCCCACCGACCAGGCGGCGGCCAGCAGGACGACGATTCTCAGCGCGTTGTCCACCGACACGTCCAGGCCTTCGACACGCCCCAGGAACTTCTCCGAGATCGACTTCTGGAACAGCGTCGTGACGGCCACGTTGTACGGAGCATTGACACTTGCGCTCACCGCCACACCCACCAGCAACAGGACCACGTTCGGAGACAGCCCCATGATCACTTGCGAGGTGGCGAGCAGGAGCAGACAGGCGAGGAAGTACCGGCGCAGAGCCTCGGTGCGCAGGAAGACGCCCGTGAGAACCGCGGCGGTCACGGCCACGATGCCATTGAGTGACAGCACGACACCGAAGACCTCGGCGGGCAGCCCGAGATCGGATGCGATCAGGAAGATCAAGCTGAACGAGTTGACCGCGGCGGTGATGGTGACCCCATAAGAACCGAGGAGTATCCCGAGAGCCGGACGGTGTCCTGCCAGATACCGCACCGCGGGAGGAATGCCCAGCACCAGCTCCCGCACTTCCTCCCTGAAGACCCGAAGCCGGTCCGCCAACGGCACGCGTTCAGCACCCGCTCCAGGCGTCTTCCGGACGACCTTGGAGAACAGGCACGCGGCGACCATGAAGGACACCCCGTCGATGAGGAAGGCGGGCACCGCACCCCAGAGCGCGAAGGCGCCTGACGCCAGGGCTGGCCCGACCGAGCTCACAGCCCACGTGGCCG
The nucleotide sequence above comes from Arthrobacter woluwensis. Encoded proteins:
- a CDS encoding PHP domain-containing protein, yielding MRIDLHAHSNISDGTQPPADLVASAAQAGLDVVALTDHDTTDGWAEAAEAAKALGVALVPGMEISCRTSEGISVHLLSYLHDPTHPGLLEEISKARDARLSRAEHMVALLAEDYPLNWDDVTQHLAPGATVGRPHIADALVAAGIVSDRTEAFATILTSHSRYYVQHYAVEPALAVELVRDAGGVPVFAHPVASARGRVVGERTFHEMIDAGLGGLEVWHRDNPREGREYLLGLASKHDLIVTGSSDYHGKGKPNLLGENLTSPEQFARIEDQGQGRVIRG
- a CDS encoding MFS transporter, giving the protein MTDTARRAGLPLAFFGFLTAVSISNIGDSFRSLSLDLWFYEASADKEAARVTLLLMTILPALVLGSLAGAVADRWDLRRTFLVTTVLRGVLSFGLAAAAWLAGPGYLAVLIVTASAISSVFFASSAFVFLPRLVKEGLLSRANGYLESATWAVSSVGPALASGAFALWGAVPAFLIDGVSFMVAACLFSKVVRKTPGAGAERVPLADRLRVFREEVRELVLGIPPAVRYLAGHRPALGILLGSYGVTITAAVNSFSLIFLIASDLGLPAEVFGVVLSLNGIVAVTAAVLTGVFLRTEALRRYFLACLLLLATSQVIMGLSPNVVLLLVGVAVSASVNAPYNVAVTTLFQKSISEKFLGRVEGLDVSVDNALRIVVLLAAAWSVGSFGARPALIVSGVIAVVLCGVAWWLTRETAPVEHAGAAGGDDGDG